A section of the Oryza sativa Japonica Group chromosome 1, ASM3414082v1 genome encodes:
- the LOC9269676 gene encoding nuclear envelope-associated protein 3 isoform X2 has product MPISERATTTPSSSYYSLELDPLLSDLAEKKLSLRRSLAWLDAELKDAKIKLASKEQLLAQESENRKFAESRARSMEEEVKKLHKCLQDKDEQLRTSICSTEQYLSSYKLDILRSQISVAQATAEASAESAMLARLQCLSLSGGHEKINSLGECELRVKKVEEQLDLVQKFLEAKELSQLEKNQMTTVHELKKKVLKLECTLKVSRAQLRKLHKMVERRDKPLKKLQSRLPLKQQTACDKQKLWESSGFRIIASMSILALAMLSKR; this is encoded by the exons ATGCCGATTTCAGAGAGGGCAACAACAACGCCATCATCGTCATATTACTCGTTGGAGTTGGATCCACTGTTGAGTGATCTCGCAGAGAAGAAGCTTAGCCTGAGGAGAAGCTTGGCTTGGCTGGATGCAGAGCTCAAGGATGCCAAGATCAAGCTTGCTTCCAAGGAACAGTTGCTTGCTCAGGAATCAGAAAACAGGAAG TTTGCTGAGTCGAGGGCGAGAagcatggaggaggaggtgaagaaGCTGCATAAATGTTTACAGGACAAGGATGAGCAGCTGCGAACATCAATATGTAGCACTGAACAG TATTTGTCTTCCTACAAATTGGATATTCTTAGATCACAGATTTCAGTGGCACAAGCCACTGCAGAAGCCAGTGCAGAATCAGCCATGTTGGCACGGTTGCAGTGCTTGTCCCTGTCAGGAGGGCATGAGAAGATCAATTCTTTGGGTGAATGCGAGCTTCGAGTGAAGAAGGTAGAGGAGCAGCTAGATCTTGTTCAGAAGTTCCTTGAAGCGAAAGAGCTCTCGCAG TTGGAGAAGAATCAAATGACAACGGTTCATGAGCTGAAGAAGAAGGTACTGAAACTTGAATGCACCCTCAAAGTATCAAGAGCTCAGCTGCGAAAACTACATAAG ATGGTAGAGCGAAGAGATAAACCTCTCAAAAAACTACAAAGCCGATTGCCGCTGAAGCAGCAGACCGCCTGCGACAAGCAGAAGTTGTGGGAGAGCTCAGGCTTCAGGATCATAGCCTCCATGTCAATATTGGCCCTGGCTATGCTGTCGAAGCGATGA
- the LOC9269676 gene encoding nuclear envelope-associated protein 3 isoform X3 translates to MPISERATTTPSSSYYSLELDPLLSDLAEKKLSLRRSLAWLDAELKDAKIKLASKEQLLAQESENRKKFAESRARSMEEEVKKLHKCLQDKDEQLRTSICSTEQISVAQATAEASAESAMLARLQCLSLSGGHEKINSLGECELRVKKVEEQLDLVQKFLEAKELSQLEKNQMTTVHELKKKVLKLECTLKVSRAQLRKLHKMVERRDKPLKKLQSRLPLKQQTACDKQKLWESSGFRIIASMSILALAMLSKR, encoded by the exons ATGCCGATTTCAGAGAGGGCAACAACAACGCCATCATCGTCATATTACTCGTTGGAGTTGGATCCACTGTTGAGTGATCTCGCAGAGAAGAAGCTTAGCCTGAGGAGAAGCTTGGCTTGGCTGGATGCAGAGCTCAAGGATGCCAAGATCAAGCTTGCTTCCAAGGAACAGTTGCTTGCTCAGGAATCAGAAAACAGGAAG AAGTTTGCTGAGTCGAGGGCGAGAagcatggaggaggaggtgaagaaGCTGCATAAATGTTTACAGGACAAGGATGAGCAGCTGCGAACATCAATATGTAGCACTGAACAG ATTTCAGTGGCACAAGCCACTGCAGAAGCCAGTGCAGAATCAGCCATGTTGGCACGGTTGCAGTGCTTGTCCCTGTCAGGAGGGCATGAGAAGATCAATTCTTTGGGTGAATGCGAGCTTCGAGTGAAGAAGGTAGAGGAGCAGCTAGATCTTGTTCAGAAGTTCCTTGAAGCGAAAGAGCTCTCGCAG TTGGAGAAGAATCAAATGACAACGGTTCATGAGCTGAAGAAGAAGGTACTGAAACTTGAATGCACCCTCAAAGTATCAAGAGCTCAGCTGCGAAAACTACATAAG ATGGTAGAGCGAAGAGATAAACCTCTCAAAAAACTACAAAGCCGATTGCCGCTGAAGCAGCAGACCGCCTGCGACAAGCAGAAGTTGTGGGAGAGCTCAGGCTTCAGGATCATAGCCTCCATGTCAATATTGGCCCTGGCTATGCTGTCGAAGCGATGA
- the LOC9269676 gene encoding nuclear envelope-associated protein 3 isoform X4 → MPISERATTTPSSSYYSLELDPLLSDLAEKKLSLRRSLAWLDAELKDAKIKLASKEQLLAQESENRKFAESRARSMEEEVKKLHKCLQDKDEQLRTSICSTEQISVAQATAEASAESAMLARLQCLSLSGGHEKINSLGECELRVKKVEEQLDLVQKFLEAKELSQLEKNQMTTVHELKKKVLKLECTLKVSRAQLRKLHKMVERRDKPLKKLQSRLPLKQQTACDKQKLWESSGFRIIASMSILALAMLSKR, encoded by the exons ATGCCGATTTCAGAGAGGGCAACAACAACGCCATCATCGTCATATTACTCGTTGGAGTTGGATCCACTGTTGAGTGATCTCGCAGAGAAGAAGCTTAGCCTGAGGAGAAGCTTGGCTTGGCTGGATGCAGAGCTCAAGGATGCCAAGATCAAGCTTGCTTCCAAGGAACAGTTGCTTGCTCAGGAATCAGAAAACAGGAAG TTTGCTGAGTCGAGGGCGAGAagcatggaggaggaggtgaagaaGCTGCATAAATGTTTACAGGACAAGGATGAGCAGCTGCGAACATCAATATGTAGCACTGAACAG ATTTCAGTGGCACAAGCCACTGCAGAAGCCAGTGCAGAATCAGCCATGTTGGCACGGTTGCAGTGCTTGTCCCTGTCAGGAGGGCATGAGAAGATCAATTCTTTGGGTGAATGCGAGCTTCGAGTGAAGAAGGTAGAGGAGCAGCTAGATCTTGTTCAGAAGTTCCTTGAAGCGAAAGAGCTCTCGCAG TTGGAGAAGAATCAAATGACAACGGTTCATGAGCTGAAGAAGAAGGTACTGAAACTTGAATGCACCCTCAAAGTATCAAGAGCTCAGCTGCGAAAACTACATAAG ATGGTAGAGCGAAGAGATAAACCTCTCAAAAAACTACAAAGCCGATTGCCGCTGAAGCAGCAGACCGCCTGCGACAAGCAGAAGTTGTGGGAGAGCTCAGGCTTCAGGATCATAGCCTCCATGTCAATATTGGCCCTGGCTATGCTGTCGAAGCGATGA
- the LOC9269676 gene encoding nuclear envelope-associated protein 3 isoform X1, with product MPISERATTTPSSSYYSLELDPLLSDLAEKKLSLRRSLAWLDAELKDAKIKLASKEQLLAQESENRKKFAESRARSMEEEVKKLHKCLQDKDEQLRTSICSTEQYLSSYKLDILRSQISVAQATAEASAESAMLARLQCLSLSGGHEKINSLGECELRVKKVEEQLDLVQKFLEAKELSQLEKNQMTTVHELKKKVLKLECTLKVSRAQLRKLHKMVERRDKPLKKLQSRLPLKQQTACDKQKLWESSGFRIIASMSILALAMLSKR from the exons ATGCCGATTTCAGAGAGGGCAACAACAACGCCATCATCGTCATATTACTCGTTGGAGTTGGATCCACTGTTGAGTGATCTCGCAGAGAAGAAGCTTAGCCTGAGGAGAAGCTTGGCTTGGCTGGATGCAGAGCTCAAGGATGCCAAGATCAAGCTTGCTTCCAAGGAACAGTTGCTTGCTCAGGAATCAGAAAACAGGAAG AAGTTTGCTGAGTCGAGGGCGAGAagcatggaggaggaggtgaagaaGCTGCATAAATGTTTACAGGACAAGGATGAGCAGCTGCGAACATCAATATGTAGCACTGAACAG TATTTGTCTTCCTACAAATTGGATATTCTTAGATCACAGATTTCAGTGGCACAAGCCACTGCAGAAGCCAGTGCAGAATCAGCCATGTTGGCACGGTTGCAGTGCTTGTCCCTGTCAGGAGGGCATGAGAAGATCAATTCTTTGGGTGAATGCGAGCTTCGAGTGAAGAAGGTAGAGGAGCAGCTAGATCTTGTTCAGAAGTTCCTTGAAGCGAAAGAGCTCTCGCAG TTGGAGAAGAATCAAATGACAACGGTTCATGAGCTGAAGAAGAAGGTACTGAAACTTGAATGCACCCTCAAAGTATCAAGAGCTCAGCTGCGAAAACTACATAAG ATGGTAGAGCGAAGAGATAAACCTCTCAAAAAACTACAAAGCCGATTGCCGCTGAAGCAGCAGACCGCCTGCGACAAGCAGAAGTTGTGGGAGAGCTCAGGCTTCAGGATCATAGCCTCCATGTCAATATTGGCCCTGGCTATGCTGTCGAAGCGATGA